A single window of Sphingobium sp. SCG-1 DNA harbors:
- a CDS encoding RNA pyrophosphohydrolase, giving the protein MPKTSDLPYRPCVGIMLVNTDGDVFVGQRLDNKVEAWQMPQGGIDPGEDPRAAAMRELGEETGIVPELVDIIAQSKDEYFYDLPDELVGKVWGGKFRGQRQIWYLARFGGSDDAVNIQTADPEFRAWKWTQPETLPDLIVPFKRKLYRDLLKEFGHLI; this is encoded by the coding sequence ATGCCCAAGACATCAGACCTGCCTTATCGCCCCTGTGTGGGAATCATGCTCGTAAATACGGACGGCGATGTGTTCGTAGGGCAGCGGCTGGATAACAAGGTTGAGGCTTGGCAGATGCCGCAAGGTGGTATCGATCCGGGTGAAGATCCCCGGGCTGCGGCAATGAGGGAGTTGGGCGAGGAAACCGGCATAGTGCCGGAGCTGGTCGACATCATCGCGCAATCCAAGGACGAATATTTCTACGATCTTCCTGACGAACTGGTGGGTAAGGTATGGGGCGGGAAATTTCGGGGGCAGCGCCAGATCTGGTATCTGGCGCGCTTTGGGGGCAGCGACGACGCCGTCAATATTCAGACAGCCGATCCTGAATTCCGGGCATGGAAATGGACCCAGCCCGAAACCCTGCCTGATCTGATCGTGCCTTTCAAAAGGAAGCTGTATCGCGACCTTTTAAAAGAATTTGGCCATTTGATTTAA
- a CDS encoding hydrolase, giving the protein MSAISLSEQIVVDAAAAAPMLAQVEAWAALNTGSRNLDGLRDMAAVLANAFSALPGDIALIDPAPVDTVAPDGQVLPLSHGQHLHMTVRSQAPVQILLTGHMDTVFAATDGFQALKWLEPGVLNGPGVADMKGGLAIMLAALKALEHSPISQSIGYEVVINSDEEVGSASSSALIARAARGKIAALTYEPALPDGTLAGARAGSGNFSIVVLGRSAHAGRNPEDGRNAVVAAADIALRLKAASGVRPNGQGFSCNPAKIDGGGPNNVVPDHAVLRVNFRPRTPADEIAASILLDQVIADVAALHDVLIHRHGGFGRPPKPMDEKTEGLFGLVKRCGEDLGIAIGWRDTGGVCDGNNIAACGVPVVDTMGARGGSIHSPDEFLMTDSLPERARLSALTMMRIAKHALR; this is encoded by the coding sequence ATGAGCGCAATATCCTTATCCGAACAAATAGTTGTCGATGCCGCTGCCGCAGCGCCGATGTTGGCACAGGTGGAGGCGTGGGCGGCGCTCAATACAGGCTCGCGTAATCTTGATGGGCTGCGGGACATGGCGGCGGTGCTGGCGAATGCGTTTTCAGCACTTCCGGGCGACATCGCCCTCATTGATCCGGCACCGGTCGATACCGTTGCTCCGGATGGACAGGTTCTTCCGCTCAGCCATGGCCAACATCTTCACATGACCGTTCGTTCGCAAGCACCGGTACAGATATTGCTCACGGGCCACATGGATACGGTTTTCGCCGCGACAGACGGCTTCCAGGCGCTGAAGTGGCTGGAGCCCGGTGTTCTGAATGGTCCTGGCGTGGCCGATATGAAGGGCGGCCTCGCCATCATGCTCGCTGCATTGAAGGCGCTGGAGCACAGTCCGATTTCTCAGAGCATCGGCTATGAAGTCGTCATCAATAGTGACGAGGAAGTCGGTAGCGCGTCGTCATCCGCGCTCATCGCCCGCGCGGCCAGGGGCAAGATCGCTGCGCTAACTTATGAGCCAGCGCTCCCGGATGGCACGCTTGCTGGAGCGCGCGCGGGAAGCGGCAATTTCTCAATCGTAGTGCTGGGGCGCAGTGCCCATGCAGGGCGCAATCCAGAGGATGGGCGTAACGCAGTCGTCGCTGCGGCAGACATCGCCCTGCGGCTGAAAGCAGCCAGTGGCGTCAGGCCGAACGGGCAGGGTTTTTCCTGCAATCCGGCGAAGATCGATGGCGGTGGGCCGAACAATGTCGTGCCCGATCATGCCGTCCTTCGCGTCAATTTCCGCCCGCGAACGCCTGCCGATGAAATCGCGGCGAGTATATTACTCGATCAAGTGATCGCGGACGTGGCAGCGCTGCATGATGTGCTGATCCACCGTCACGGCGGCTTCGGACGTCCCCCCAAACCCATGGACGAAAAGACGGAAGGCTTGTTCGGTCTCGTGAAGCGATGCGGCGAAGACCTCGGCATTGCGATCGGGTGGCGCGATACCGGGGGCGTCTGTGACGGTAACAACATCGCGGCTTGCGGTGTCCCCGTCGTCGACACCATGGGCGCGCGGGGCGGGAGCATCCACAGTCCGGACGAATTCCTGATGACGGACAGCCTTCCTGAACGCGCGCGGCTCTCGGCGCTGACCATGATGCGGATCGCGAAACATGCGCTGCGCTAG
- a CDS encoding arginine N-succinyltransferase — protein MSFFMRPARLDDLQTLYEMAKLTGGGFTNLPPDRKALSSKLERTAEALSRTEDDLADEMIVLVLENSETGQVRGTCQLFSEVGQKFPFYSYRLGTLTQHSRELARTFRAEMLSLTTDLEGSTEVGGLFLHPRERAEGLGLLLARSRYLYIRQHRARFGNRIIAELRGVIDEAGGSPFWDGLAGRFFGMSFQEADEFNAINGYQFIADLMPKTPIYTAMLTDHARSVIGLPHPNGRAAMRMLEAEGFKNAGYVDIFDGGPTMVGNIDALRTVSESREVTLTDIHGEKGAKMLIARGKLSKFRCAYGSVIEQGDGTAALDSASAALLSVDIGDSITIVGR, from the coding sequence TTGAGTTTCTTCATGCGACCGGCGCGGCTGGACGACCTTCAGACGCTGTATGAAATGGCGAAGCTGACGGGCGGTGGCTTCACTAATCTGCCGCCAGACCGCAAGGCGCTGTCCTCCAAACTCGAACGCACCGCCGAAGCCTTGTCCCGAACAGAGGACGATCTGGCGGACGAGATGATCGTGCTGGTCCTTGAGAATAGCGAGACGGGCCAGGTTCGTGGCACCTGCCAGCTTTTCAGCGAAGTCGGGCAGAAATTCCCGTTCTACTCCTACCGTCTCGGCACTTTGACGCAGCATAGCCGGGAACTCGCTCGCACATTTCGCGCAGAAATGCTTTCGCTGACGACGGACCTTGAAGGCTCCACCGAAGTGGGGGGGCTTTTTCTGCACCCGCGCGAGCGCGCCGAAGGATTGGGGCTGTTGCTGGCACGCAGTCGTTATCTCTACATCCGGCAGCACCGCGCGCGCTTCGGCAACCGTATCATCGCCGAATTGCGAGGCGTGATCGACGAGGCGGGTGGGTCGCCGTTCTGGGACGGCCTGGCCGGGCGGTTCTTTGGCATGAGCTTTCAGGAAGCGGACGAATTCAATGCGATCAATGGCTACCAGTTTATCGCCGATCTGATGCCGAAGACGCCAATCTATACAGCGATGTTGACGGATCATGCGCGATCCGTAATCGGCCTTCCGCACCCAAATGGCCGCGCCGCGATGCGGATGCTGGAGGCGGAGGGCTTCAAGAACGCCGGCTATGTCGACATCTTCGATGGCGGCCCCACGATGGTCGGAAACATCGACGCGCTTCGCACGGTATCGGAGTCCCGGGAAGTTACCTTGACCGATATACATGGTGAGAAAGGCGCAAAGATGCTCATCGCTCGCGGCAAGCTGTCCAAGTTCAGATGTGCATATGGTTCGGTGATCGAGCAAGGCGACGGGACTGCGGCGCTCGATAGCGCCAGTGCCGCCCTGTTAAGCGTGGACATCGGCGATTCGATCACCATCGTGGGACGCTGA
- a CDS encoding YdiY family protein, with protein sequence MLEAAIASRNDADINAVARIAQQTNPQARAEIAAMVNQYRVTMETARKEKLSDPHVLALWDGRGELGGFLSTGTAEEVGISAGLSLQRQGLRWLHKLQGSADYRRANGETSRERFQGSYEGRYQFDPKGYAYGLAQYERDPFLGYDSRYTTSIGVGYRLLQNKKMDLSVNVGPSLRLVDYTLDESENKLGARSSYDLAWKLTPALTFRQNGSAYLEDELKSATLLTSLDARLISKLTARLSYNVQREADTILIDGHTDTLSKVTLVYDF encoded by the coding sequence ATGCTGGAAGCAGCGATCGCCAGCCGCAACGATGCGGACATCAACGCAGTGGCCAGAATTGCGCAACAAACCAATCCCCAAGCCCGCGCTGAGATCGCGGCGATGGTCAACCAGTACCGGGTTACAATGGAAACGGCGCGCAAGGAGAAGTTGAGCGATCCGCATGTGTTGGCGCTGTGGGACGGGCGCGGCGAACTGGGCGGGTTCCTCTCGACCGGGACAGCGGAAGAAGTCGGCATCAGCGCCGGCCTCAGTTTGCAACGTCAGGGCCTTAGATGGTTGCACAAACTACAGGGAAGCGCCGACTACCGCCGCGCTAACGGCGAAACCTCGCGGGAGCGCTTTCAGGGATCCTATGAAGGGCGCTATCAGTTTGATCCGAAGGGCTACGCCTACGGCTTGGCCCAATATGAGCGCGATCCGTTCCTGGGGTACGACAGCCGCTATACGACCTCGATCGGAGTCGGTTATCGGCTGTTGCAGAACAAGAAGATGGACCTTTCCGTAAACGTCGGTCCGTCGCTGCGACTGGTGGATTACACGCTGGACGAGAGCGAGAACAAGCTTGGCGCGCGTTCCTCTTATGACCTTGCCTGGAAGCTCACGCCTGCACTGACGTTTCGACAAAACGGGTCGGCTTATCTTGAGGACGAACTTAAAAGCGCTACGTTGCTGACCTCGCTCGACGCCAGACTTATATCGAAGCTGACGGCGCGGCTCTCCTATAACGTGCAGCGCGAGGCCGACACCATATTGATCGACGGCCATACCGACACGCTCAGCAAGGTGACACTGGTTTACGACTTCTGA
- a CDS encoding N-succinylarginine dihydrolase — protein sequence MPAIEINFDGIIGPSHNYAGLSLGNLASAGNSGSPSFPRQAALEGIAKMRANIALGLTQGIFLPHRRPDTAWLSALGTSMADAEPHIRAAAFSASAMWAANAATVSPAADTLDGKCHLTVANLVTMPHRSHEWPQTLAQLRTAFASDRFSVHDPVPAPFGDEGAANHMRLCESHDAPGVEVFVYGRSGGTFPARQHPEASKAVARKHRLDPGRTLLVQQSAEAIEAGAFHNDVVAVANERVLFAHEQAFADKSAFFAELSRLIPSIEIIEVPASQISLTDAIQSYLFNAQLVTLPDGAGMALIVPTETQATPAVWQWLETLLAGNGPIRRVMPVDVRQSMANGGGPACLRLRVVADPADIDARFLVDGPKLDRIAAIIEQHWPERITPDDLRNADLIAQVEQSWLTLVDHLQLSRELCV from the coding sequence ATGCCGGCTATCGAGATCAACTTCGACGGGATCATTGGTCCCAGCCACAATTATGCAGGCCTCAGCCTGGGCAATCTTGCATCGGCGGGCAACTCCGGCTCGCCGTCCTTCCCACGCCAGGCCGCGCTTGAGGGAATCGCCAAGATGCGTGCGAATATCGCGCTCGGGCTGACACAGGGTATATTCCTGCCGCATCGTCGCCCGGACACAGCGTGGCTTAGCGCGCTGGGCACCAGCATGGCCGATGCCGAGCCGCATATCCGTGCCGCGGCCTTCTCCGCCTCTGCAATGTGGGCCGCTAACGCTGCGACGGTTTCTCCGGCGGCGGACACTTTGGACGGCAAATGCCATCTGACCGTCGCCAACCTCGTGACGATGCCGCATCGCAGCCACGAGTGGCCGCAGACGCTTGCTCAGTTGCGCACGGCGTTCGCGTCTGATCGTTTCTCCGTGCACGACCCCGTGCCCGCGCCGTTCGGTGACGAAGGCGCGGCCAACCACATGCGATTGTGCGAGAGTCACGATGCGCCTGGGGTCGAAGTCTTCGTGTACGGCCGATCAGGAGGAACGTTCCCCGCCCGCCAGCATCCGGAGGCCAGTAAAGCCGTTGCGCGCAAGCACCGGCTCGATCCCGGCCGCACATTGCTCGTCCAGCAATCCGCCGAGGCAATAGAAGCGGGCGCCTTTCACAATGATGTCGTGGCGGTGGCGAACGAGCGCGTGCTGTTCGCGCATGAGCAGGCCTTTGCCGACAAGTCCGCCTTCTTCGCCGAGCTAAGCCGGTTGATCCCTTCGATCGAGATTATCGAAGTTCCCGCCAGCCAGATCAGCCTCACGGACGCCATCCAGAGCTATCTGTTCAACGCGCAACTCGTGACCTTGCCGGACGGTGCGGGGATGGCGCTGATAGTGCCGACCGAAACCCAGGCGACGCCTGCGGTGTGGCAATGGCTTGAAACTTTGCTCGCAGGGAATGGCCCGATCAGGCGGGTCATGCCGGTTGATGTAAGGCAGTCCATGGCGAACGGCGGTGGTCCGGCCTGCCTGCGGCTTCGTGTGGTGGCTGATCCTGCGGATATCGATGCTCGTTTTCTGGTCGACGGCCCGAAACTCGATAGAATAGCGGCCATAATCGAGCAGCACTGGCCCGAACGGATTACGCCCGATGATTTGCGGAATGCCGACTTGATCGCGCAGGTCGAACAATCGTGGTTAACGCTTGTTGACCATTTGCAGCTTTCACGCGAACTGTGTGTTTAG